Proteins encoded together in one Terriglobus saanensis SP1PR4 window:
- a CDS encoding tyrosine-type recombinase/integrase — MTLEKTRLQGDDLFLYQAKTGTPVYVPLPPFVVKTLKQLPPGAKPNPRYFFWSGNGDPKSAVANWQRAFRRLFEIADIKRLDGAPKRCHPHMFRDTFAVENLLAGVPIDQVSLLLGHSSVKITEKSYAPFVKARQLQLQDSVRNAWHLADPVLSRS; from the coding sequence GTGACGCTGGAGAAGACGCGGCTACAGGGAGACGATCTCTTTCTCTATCAGGCAAAGACCGGAACACCCGTCTATGTTCCTCTGCCTCCTTTTGTCGTCAAGACGCTCAAGCAGCTGCCGCCAGGAGCCAAGCCAAACCCAAGATATTTTTTCTGGAGCGGAAATGGCGACCCCAAAAGCGCCGTTGCGAACTGGCAGCGAGCTTTTCGGAGGCTATTTGAGATCGCTGACATCAAGAGATTGGATGGCGCGCCCAAGCGCTGCCATCCCCATATGTTTCGCGATACCTTTGCGGTTGAAAATCTGTTGGCGGGCGTCCCGATCGACCAGGTCTCGTTGCTCTTGGGTCACTCATCGGTCAAGATAACAGAGAAGAGCTACGCGCCGTTCGTCAAAGCTCGCCAGTTGCAGCTGCAAGACAGCGTCCGCAATGCCTGGCACCTTGCCGATCCCGTGCTGTCCCGATCTTGA